In a genomic window of Suricata suricatta isolate VVHF042 chromosome 12, meerkat_22Aug2017_6uvM2_HiC, whole genome shotgun sequence:
- the INSM1 gene encoding insulinoma-associated protein 1 gives MDGPIWRLRAPRRRDTKPRHVRLPIEEQQTVKGGGAGRVPGPGGAIAKAPGAKKPKAIRKLHFEDEVTTSPVLGLKIKEGPVEAPRGRAGGAARPLGEFICQLCKEEYADPFALAQHKCSRIVRVEYRCPECAKVFSCPANLASHRRWHKPRPAPAATRASEPETAARAEAREATGGGSDRDTPSPGGVSESGSEDGLYECHHCAKKFRRQAYLRKHLLAHHQALQAKGAPPAPPAEDLLALYPGPDEKAPQEAAGDGEASGVLGLSASAECHLCPVCGETFPSKGAQERHLRLLHAAQVFPCKYCPATFYSSPGLTRHINKCHPSENRQVILLQVPVRPAC, from the exons ATGGACGGGCCCATTTGGCGGCTCCGCGCCCCCCGGAGGAGAGACACAAAGCCCAGGCACGTGCGCCTCCCCATAGAGGAGCAGCAGACCGTGAAGGGAGGCGGGGCCGGGCGTGTGCCTGGGCCGGGCGGGGCG ATAGCCAAGGCCCCGGGCGCCAAGAAGCCCAAAGCCATCCGCAAGCTGCACTTCGAGGACGAGGTGACCACGTCGCCTGTGCTGGGGCTCAAGATCAAGGAGGGCCCGGTGGAGGCGCCgcggggccgggctgggggcgcAGCGCGGCCGTTGGGCGAGTTCATCTGCCAGCTATGCAAGGAGGAGTACGCCGACCCGTTCGCGCTGGCGCAGCACAAGTGCTCGCGCATCGTGCGCGTGGAGTACCGCTGCCCCGAGTGCGCCAAGGTGTTCAGCTGCCCCGCCAACCTGGCCTCGCACCGCCGCTGGCACAAACCGCGGCCTGCGCCCGCCGCCACCCGCGCGTCCGAGCCTGAAACCGCCGCCAGGGCTGAGGCGCGGGAGGCGACAGGCGGCGGCAGCGACCGCGACACTCCGAGCCCTGGCGGCGTGTCCGAATCGGGCTCCGAGGACGGGCTCTACGAGTGCCACCACTGCGCCAAGAAGTTCCGCCGCCAGGCCTATCTGCGCAAGCACCTGCTGGCGCACCACCAGGCGCTACAGGCCAAGGGCGCGCCGCCGGCGCCTCCGGCCGAGGACCTACTGGCCTTGTACCCTGGGCCCGACGAGAAGGCACCCCAGGAGGCGGCCGGCGATGGCGAGGCGTCCGGAGTGCTGGGCCTGAGTGCGTCCGCCGAGTGCCACCTGTGCCCAGTGTGCGGGGAGACGTTCCCCAGCAAGGGCGCCCAGGAGCGCCACCTGCGCCTACTGCACGCCGCCCAGGTGTTCCCCTGCAAGTACTGCCCGGCCACCTTCTACAGCTCACCTGGTCTCACGCGGCACATCAACAAGTGCCACCCGTCCGAGAACAGACAGGTGATCCTCCTGCAGGTGCCCGTGCGTCCGGCCTGCTAG